From the genome of Pseudobacteroides sp., one region includes:
- a CDS encoding rhodanese-like domain-containing protein, whose protein sequence is MKFLIISVILALALFVATSCGSDRAGSDNGMSKNTTPESAGNSIENRGYSNISPEEAKKRLDNEKGIILLDVRTREEYEEKHIPGSLLIPVDAIETEAPNKLTDKNAVIFVYCRSGRRSVTASEALVKMGYKNVYNLGGINDWPYETE, encoded by the coding sequence ATGAAGTTTCTAATAATAAGTGTAATTTTGGCACTGGCGTTATTTGTTGCTACATCATGTGGCTCAGACAGGGCTGGGAGTGACAATGGAATGAGCAAGAATACGACACCTGAATCTGCCGGTAACAGCATAGAAAATAGAGGCTACAGCAATATAAGTCCTGAGGAGGCTAAAAAGAGGCTTGATAACGAGAAGGGAATAATACTTCTCGATGTAAGGACCAGGGAGGAATATGAGGAAAAGCATATTCCAGGCAGCTTGTTGATACCTGTAGATGCAATAGAAACGGAAGCACCAAATAAGCTAACGGATAAGAATGCAGTCATTTTTGTATACTGCAGAAGCGGCAGAAGAAGTGTAACTGCCTCAGAGGCACTTGTAAAAATGGGCTATAAAAATGTTTACAATCTTGGCGGAATAAATGACTGGCCGTATGAGACAGAGTAA
- a CDS encoding secondary thiamine-phosphate synthase enzyme YjbQ yields MNFTLNIKTDNQTQLIDMTSQIRKIVRESGVKDGICIVFIPHTTAAVTINENADKDVQMDILKEINKVIPFNDGYRHMEGNSAAHIKASLFGFSDQIIIQNGDLLLGTWQGVYFCEFDGPRNRKAYVKIMADR; encoded by the coding sequence ATGAATTTTACTTTAAATATAAAAACCGACAATCAGACTCAGCTTATCGACATGACAAGCCAGATCAGAAAGATTGTGAGAGAAAGCGGTGTAAAGGATGGTATATGTATTGTATTTATACCGCATACTACTGCAGCTGTCACCATAAATGAAAATGCAGATAAGGATGTTCAAATGGATATTCTCAAGGAAATTAACAAAGTAATTCCATTTAACGACGGATACAGGCATATGGAAGGTAATTCGGCTGCACACATTAAAGCAAGCTTATTTGGCTTTTCAGATCAAATTATAATACAAAACGGTGATCTCCTTCTAGGTACCTGGCAGGGAGTTTATTTCTGTGAGTTTGACGGTCCGAGAAACAGAAAAGCATATGTAAAGATTATGGCAGACAGATGA
- a CDS encoding GtrA family protein → MIKSTLEKVKRLFLTKEFMVFLIIGGMSATLNFFTGFLFRQAFTGKYFYTISIWVGFTAGSISSFILNRLITFKAFDEKVYSQLIKFGIILIFSVLIASGIANIFMITYYSLNIGFITVKQAETLTRLASIGLTTFFNYPAIKFFSFRKIGFKKKDI, encoded by the coding sequence ATGATAAAATCAACTTTAGAAAAAGTTAAAAGGCTTTTTCTCACCAAGGAGTTTATGGTGTTCCTTATTATTGGAGGAATGTCTGCGACTCTCAATTTTTTCACAGGCTTTCTTTTCAGACAAGCCTTTACAGGCAAATACTTTTATACAATAAGCATTTGGGTTGGCTTTACTGCTGGAAGTATATCAAGCTTCATTCTAAACAGGCTGATTACTTTTAAGGCCTTTGATGAAAAGGTATATAGCCAGCTTATTAAATTTGGAATAATCCTGATTTTTTCTGTATTAATAGCATCTGGAATAGCGAATATTTTTATGATTACATATTACAGTTTAAATATAGGATTTATTACCGTAAAGCAGGCAGAAACCTTGACCAGACTTGCATCTATTGGACTAACAACATTTTTTAATTATCCTGCTATAAAGTTTTTTTCGTTCAGGAAAATTGGGTTTAAAAAAAAGGATATATAG
- the crcB gene encoding fluoride efflux transporter CrcB, with translation MYKILLVGCGGFLGASARYIISITSAKLLSSNFPYGTFIVNVIGCFLIGTIMESSYKLGNISENMKVFLTTGILGGLTTFSTFSNETVELFLKGKAFTGILNILLNVALCLAGVYMGKLLISKTL, from the coding sequence ATGTACAAAATCTTATTAGTTGGCTGTGGTGGCTTTTTAGGAGCTTCTGCAAGATACATAATATCCATAACTTCAGCCAAACTGTTGTCAAGCAATTTTCCATATGGAACCTTTATTGTAAATGTAATAGGATGCTTCCTAATAGGCACTATAATGGAATCAAGTTATAAATTGGGCAACATATCTGAAAATATGAAGGTGTTTTTAACAACTGGTATATTGGGAGGACTAACCACTTTTTCAACATTCAGCAACGAGACCGTAGAGTTATTTCTAAAAGGTAAAGCATTTACAGGAATCCTAAATATATTATTAAATGTTGCGTTATGCCTAGCGGGGGTTTATATGGGCAAATTACTAATTTCTAAAACATTATAA